The nucleotide sequence atttttatctcacatcaaaccagccagtagtgataatccacaatcgtatacgatcgttttagCCTAAGCAGAACATGTTGTAAAAGTGCACggggcggccgccgccgctgatTCTTTTTTATGACCTTCCACGTCGGGGTCGGCGTGGAAGGGCCCGATCGTGGTGACCATTCACGCACTGACGACCTGCGTATACAAATACtgcaagggagagagagggagattgctaGTGTGCTGCTGAAGTCATGTTTCTCCATTGCTACTGTCCTTTTTTAAAACATATCACTAGCGCTAGTTGGTATAGAATTGACGATGTGTTTACATCCTGCTTTTGTGACATGTTCAGATATGCAAGTAGTAGTAGTCAACCTGGAGATCGGAGATTTTGACATGTTCAAGCGTTCAGGGCTTGATTATCGAGATGAATTCCATTCCATAAGACTCTGTCCATTCAGGTTGGCTACTGGAGAACTAGCGAGGTGCGTAGTGATCAATACGGCCGTAATGCATTGACCATTGACATAAAACGTACTGCCCCTGTTTCCGGGTCACTACTACTACTCGTACTCCAGTTTCCAACCGAGGTCAAGTCTTCTCGGGAACGACAAAATCAGTACTGCTCTATCGAAGGTGATGTCATGGACTCATACTCcctaggcctggtttagatgccatctaaatttcaagttttttcgctctttcttcatcacatcaatttttagccgcttgcatgaagtattaaatgtaggtaaaaaaaataattaattacacagtttagttggaaatcacgagatgaatcttttgagcctagttggtccacgattgtacagtatttgtcaaataagacgaaagtagtactatttatcgggttcactttttttttttttgtaaagtgAACGAGGCCTAGTCCTAGTTCCGTCCTGTATTTTCTGTCAGAGTCAGCTTTCTTCCAGGAAACTCTGTTATCGTCTCAGGATTTCAGCCTTTCAGGAAGAAGAAGCTAAGGCGCCAAATTAACTATTCTGATCTGATGCATACACTTCTACTCCTAAGTTGTAAAGAAAACAATTGAAACAGGTCATCTAGACACTAGATATGGATATATACATCTGCAAACGACGATAATAATAACCGATCAATGCTCTGGGGTTGGAAGCTCTCGAATGAAAAATCTAGAGTATTCTACAAAACCTTACCTGTGATTCTGTGAACAATCCAGAGAGGTTCGAATTAATGTCCTGTTTGCTTGAACTACTTATCAGTCAtagtacaatgtttttctcttacaataaaacagcatcagacggcttatcagccgcagaaaccatcatCCGAACAGAGCGTAACACACAGAAAACAAATCTAGAGTAGTATTTCAGATTCATAACTCCTCCATGTATTTTTGTCATTATTAAATCCTTCTTTAATTTGACAGGCGAAATCAGACTTTTCTTTCGGTTCAGACTAGTACTACACATACAAACAATCAGGAAAGTATTTATATAGTTTAGTTTTGAGACTTGATTATTCTGCAGAGCAGATGGTAGTTCATCTAGGCTTAACCACCTCGTCCCTGTGCTCCCAACAGGAAAGCAGTGATAAGAGCATATGCGTATCTTGGCCTGCCAATGCCATGGGATGCCACCATTAGAGAAAAAAAAACCGCAATTATTGAAACGTGACGTTGTCGTTCTCATTATATTGCGTTTGGTCTTTCTCCCTCGATGAGTTGCTAGCTACTACTTGCCTGGCCAAGGAAACGACGATCCAGCAAAAGACAACTTGCTTATATAATAATTATAATTATTGTACTCATATATCCCGTACCAATAtatacttttttttatatatatatgctacCGGTTGTTGTAAGCCCATGATGTAGTGGAGTTGGAGACAGTCTTCCGCGAAATTAGACTCGTACTAATCAAATCACAAATATGGAGAACGACTTGACTTGCTTAGTTGCTTCTAGAAGTAATTGGTTCTGATCATCATCAGACTGCATCACACGGTTTGAGTTTATGCATAGAAACTCTGAAGGATTTCTCTTGCTTTTGCTGATGAAAAAGACGGTTCAGACTTCAGAGAATTCCTGGACGTTGGAAGTCCAGTTGCTTAATTTCCATGTTAACCGCCGTCTGCAAGGCTGAGAGTCTGAGAGCTCAAGCGACGCAAAGCATGCCGTGCAGTTTATGGCATGTCACTGTCCACGGCACGCTACAGAGATCTGATTCGCTGATCTACTTGGGGCAAAGTTTGCCAGTTTTGCTCCAACACTGCACCGCGACGCAGCTTGTCTTTGCGTGCTTTGCTTCCATATTTGTACTGCCCAAAAGGAGCGCCGTCAGAGGTTCAGGAGAAAAAAGGCAGACAGGACCTCATGCAAAACGCGATGCAGAACGCCAAGTTGTTTTTCCATtgcgattttttttttcaaaaaaatatattttcGAAAATTACCAAACGCATCATTAGCCTGATGCAAATCACGGCTCGCATCAGTGGTCAGTCACAATCCGTGACCGATAACCGTAATTTCGCAGGTCATGCATGAATCTGGGCGAAATCGATTGAGATACTTCGTTTGTGTGGTCTGAATCTCATTCTGATCATTACTTAGCCCGGACTGAAACAATCTTCAGTGAAGATATTCGTATGCGGTGATATATCGACCTGCAGATATTTCTGCGATCTTGTCTCGAGATTGCGATTGATGGCGAGGTGCAATAAGAGAACAGAACTTGTTGATATATGTACTGCGTGCGTAATCATGGAGGACTCGATTGGCAGATCGATCGATCCATTCTTTACTCTGCAAGCAAGTCTCAACGACGCCTCACGCACATGATCACGTCGCTAGCGCCGGAAAAGCTGCCATTCACCCTCTCCACTGTCAAGGACCGGTAGCAGTTACCGCCCTACTTACCGCGTGTCCTAGCTTGCTGTCGCCTGTCGCCTTTTTCCACTCACCAACTGCTCCATCAAAGCGTGCCGGACCTAGTTAAACTAGGTTCGTGTGCTATACACCGCGAGATTAAGATCTGAACTAAAACCGTTCGAATTTGCTTGCAAATTCATGCCTGGCATTGGTCATGTTGCGAAGGGTAGATCGCcacgaaaaggaaaaaaaatgttGCGAAGGGTAATTTTGGTACGTACTGGAGCTCAAAATGGAACGTTACCAAGAGGTGGTTGAACCATAATGTGTGCCTGCACGGCTGGATCGACGAAGGTTTCCAATTTGTACAAGAAAAAACTCAAACAGAAATGACATTTATATAACCATAAGTGTCAGCGCAAAATTTGTTGCCGTCCTTTTCTCATCCCTGCCATCCTCTCCCGTGACCGAAGTAAATGCCTAATAATTACCCTTGCTGCCTTCCAGTTCAAAAAAATCCACCGTTCGATTCGAGGAAGGTACGATCTCTCTATATATACGGCTCGTTACGTCGGCAGACGTCACGCGGCTGACCGCGCCCGCATCCGCTACGCCAACGCAGCGACGGAGGGGAGGGATAAaatccgccgcggccgcctccaccCACCTCGAAGCTCGCTTCTCCAAGTCCCCCCTTCGCCTTGCGAGGGGGCGGAGGGGAGGTGGGAGGGTATACGGCAGCAGTGCCCCCGACCCCCGTGGCCATGGAGAAGGCGGGGCAACGCCATCTTatcggcggcggcgccgggaaGAAGGTGGGGCCTGCCGCGGCGCCCGCGCTGGGGCTGCAGAAGCAGAACTCGTGGTCGCCGGACATCGAGCGCGACGAGGCGTGGGAGCGCCGGCGCCGGGGCATGCGCCGCGGAGGCACATCGTTGCGGCGCGTCCGGAGCGTCACAGACGACGACCTCGACGAGCTCCGCGGGTGCATCGATCTGGGGTTCGGCTTCGAGCCGGCCCccgccggctccggctccgggtgCGCGGCGTGCGGCTGCGCCGGGAGGAACCGCCTCCTGGAGACGCTGCCCGCGCTCGACCTCTACTACGCCGTCCACGGCGGAGCGGGCGGTGCGGAGGGATTGACGTGCTCGTGCGGTGCCGCGTCGGAGGTATCCTCCGAAGAGTCGCCGCTCGGCAGCCCCATGTCCATACTCTCTCTAGGTAATCTCCGGCGTGCTCGCATCTAACCTGATAGTACAGTACTTTTTTCGCTGTGCGAGGTTTTGTTGTATGCAATTAACCTCTTATGTGTCGATCCAAATGCAACGGGATTTGGACGTGATTATAGTTTCGATATCTATCTGACCCGTTCGTTCATGCAGGCGACCCGCCGGAGACGGTGAAGATGCGGCTGAAGCAGTGGGCGCAGGTGGTTGCGCTGTCCACGCTCAGCCGCCACTGAGCTCTCGGAGACGGCGGCGCCCATAGCCGCCGCTACCCGCTACCTTGCATTGGGAGGAGAGAAAATCAATCATTCGAGATGCAGAACAGCAAAAGGAAGGAATCCCCAGTCGCCGATCGCCTCGAGGAATTTATGTTTGGTTTGGTGGGGCGCCGCCTTCCACCTTATCTTGGACTGCTAAACAACTTTGTTTCAAACATCATGCCTAATTACTTTGGTTAATTATTAATCCTCTTGCTTCCTTAATCCGTATTAGCTTTTAATCTCCATGTATGTATATGATTCCTATCAAGAGGCAGATTAATTTTCATCATCCCAAATGATTGGTGCGCTATCTTTCTCTACTACACTGCGGATAACGGCCATAGGTGAATACGCACACATGTTTTTCTCTCTGTTTTTTTTAACCGAATGCTTCATAGTATATCCTTTCTCAGTTTCAACTTTGATACAAACCTGTGGTCAATTCAGAGTTGAAATCTGTTCTCAATCTATAGTCTTACAGATCAAGAGCAAGGAGACGAATTTTCAAGAATAAATTGGATCTGTAATCGGTTGGGAGAGTTGTCTTGGTTCTGCAGATCAAAAAGACATTTTCATCAAAACCAGCAGAGGTGCAAAGAAATTCCTCCGTGTGGTTGATCGGTTGGGAAAATTGCCGTTAGGTTGTTGATGCAGCTGCCACATCCATGTGCTGCGCGTTGCGTTGTGTTGCTGAGAATTGTTTGTTGCGAGTGAGACGACAGGCTGTGGTCCGTCTGGACgaatgggaaagagaagagggtgTCTGGAGTTTGGCTGCCCCTTTCTGTCGTTTCGGTGCAGCGAAGCTGTCTTTTAGCTGCTGCGGCGCTCGTCTAGTCGTCTCCCTTCTTCGCTCCGCGCCATGCTCGCTGTCCATGTCACGTTGAGCTGCTGCCGACTGCAAGAGCCAACAGGGCAGGGAGGAGTGTGGGGGTGCGCACGGCTGCATCACGGTAGCCGCTGGCCAGTAACGCACCTCGTTTGTGCAAGGTCCCGTCGTCCGCTAACCACTTCAGCTTTTCTGAGCCGCACCGGAGTCCACTTAGGGCCCACTGTTAAAATTCAGGGTATTAGGATGTCACGTCATGTGTCATACGAGTCTCTCATACGGGTTTTtttatactaataaaaaaaacaaattacataatccgtcgtcAATCCACGAGACGAaccttttaaacctaattaattcatcattaacacatatgttactgtagcaccacattgttaaattatggattaattaggtttaaaaggttcatctcgtaaattagtcgtaaactataaaattagttattttttagtctatatttaatactctatgtatgtgtccaaaaTCTTCAATGggatagggagtaaactttagtTTAGGAACTAAACTAAGGTCTTAGTGCTGTGCGCCGTGCAGGCCGTGGCTCCTCTTTAATGGCAAAGGGCATTGACACTTGCAAGCAATACGGGTGCAGTACCGCAGTCTGTTGAACTGCACTGTTTGGCCCTGGTCCAGCACCTGCCTAATCAACTAATGAAGTACAGACAACAATGTGGTTACAGCGCTAATGCGTTCTCATCTTGCATAATTCAGAGTAACCTCGAGCCAGCGCTGATGGACTGGAGGAGCGAGCGACGGTTCCTCTGTAGTCTGTACCCGAGGCGTACGGCGTCTTCAGCTTGTGTCGTCTGCACCGTACCGGAATGCAGCAGGCGTCCTCAGGACCGATTTCCGGTTCGAAGGAATCCGGAGGAATCTGGAGGTTGAGAGAGTGAACAGTGTTCTCAGTCCGGCACAGTTTATTTCCGGCTGGTTTCCTGACCAGCCGGGGAGATGCAGGGCTCCTCGATGCATTTACACGGGCCTAGATGGCCAACTGATCTGACAGATGCCTCCGACACTGCACGTGTCTAGACGGCGAGTCCTGTTAATTGCGATTAGGACGGCCACGACAGCGAACATGGCACGCCTGCGTGTCCCACTGTTGGCCAGCCGAACCGCTACACGAGCTCCCGGCCAAGCACACCACACGAACTCACAGGGACCATGCATAGGTTTGTAGCATCGTATGATTGAAGGCACTCACTGATTCCCTTCCAATCAAAGCACAACAAAAGCGACGCGACCGGCGAGCAGCGAGCATCTCCGACGATGCCCGGAATGGAGTTGCAGACTCTCATCTGTCATACACCCTGCCAATTTGGTTGCAAAATCTGGGTGGCAAACCAAACATCTTCAACTGATAAGTATACAGCAAGATACTCCTTTCTTAAGCAATGTCTATAGGTTTGGGCACAACGGACACCTGCAGTTCTAAAGTCTACATCATAAACAGATTGGTTTTACAAAGCACAAGGACTGATGATACAGTCATATGGTATCACACCAAACCAGAAAGCCTGAAGAAGCAGTATGGAGTATAAGCACTCTACCGGGTCAATAAACTAACCGGACTGAATCTACATATAAACCCTCTATTCGACCGAACATTTTTTGCAAATGGCCAAAACCTATTAGGTGAAAATCACAGGCAATCTATCCGCCTATGGGACTGAAGCTCTGGATTAATGGCTATGTCAACAAGGGCAACTCTGGCCATTGTGTGTTCATCTTCA is from Miscanthus floridulus cultivar M001 chromosome 7, ASM1932011v1, whole genome shotgun sequence and encodes:
- the LOC136467807 gene encoding uncharacterized protein, whose amino-acid sequence is MEKAGQRHLIGGGAGKKVGPAAAPALGLQKQNSWSPDIERDEAWERRRRGMRRGGTSLRRVRSVTDDDLDELRGCIDLGFGFEPAPAGSGSGCAACGCAGRNRLLETLPALDLYYAVHGGAGGAEGLTCSCGAASEVSSEESPLGSPMSILSLGDPPETVKMRLKQWAQVVALSTLSRH